The Oncorhynchus mykiss isolate Arlee chromosome 8, USDA_OmykA_1.1, whole genome shotgun sequence genome includes the window GATTAGCTTTTAAGATAAAACTTTATATGAATAGGTGTATTATAGGGTTAGGATAAAGgattatattatttttttaaacggcATAGGTTCTCTATTGGAATAGGCCTATACGATCCTAAAATAATTGGTATTAcccttttacatttaaaaaaatacatctgAATATAAAAAAAATTTAAAGGATGATTATTCTTCCGATACACACCGGCAAATGGATGGATTAGGTATTGTCAACGGGGTTGTTGTTTCTAGTGTGTGCTGGCTGGTTAACACTGGGATAGTGATTAAAGTTAACGGTAGAACAAATACAAGAATTGGCTTATGCAAGCACTTCTGTAAGTGAGAGAGGTATATTATATATTTCTATATAAAAGTTATTTATGCTACCTTTTATATTCTTGATCCTAATGATATAGGCATAGGTGTAAAACAGCAGAGGTGACAGAGCAACGACCCTGGAATAAAAAACATAATGTGTATGGGTGGAGAGAGGATTGGTTTTACAGGTTACCTCGCTCTAGATTGTCAGTACTGCATGTGTTCAGGGCTGTCGTGCCGTGGATGTGTCGGAGTCAAAGAAAGAAAATCTACTTACAATGAAGTAAAACTGCCATTTAGGTTGTTAAAATGTCAGCTTCTACTGTGGTGCCTATCAGAGGGAGTAAGAGTGGATAATATCACAGTAAAATGCATCAGATATCCACTCTAAGATGGTTTTAAAAGTGATAAATATGCCCAATAGTTAAGCACAGAGGGGAGTGCTAAATAAAAATCTAGGCGGGTCAGCTTGTTACTCCCGAATCATGAGTTTGAGGGTAAACCTGCACCCCAGAAcagccatcctctcctcctctcagtcctGAAAGTTAATGTATGTAGTGCGTTTGTGTACTTGGTGTGTCTATATGCCATCTTGATTGCAAGGTTTTAAAATGGTCTGAAGTTCTGACATGATACCTCCCCAAGTCCATACTCAGAGCGGCCAGATGTAGCTCTGATGGCTGTTCTGGTCTTGGCTCCACCTTTTCTTCTGCAAAGTACCCTCAGGTGGTTCAGGcgcttccttccctccctctctcctcctggagCTCTATGTGGGCACTCTAGATCACTCCACAGTTGGCACACTGTGCGTCATGTTTCTCCTCAGTGCAGGTTGTGGCAGTGTCCCCCTCCACACCAGGTGTCTTCTGTGCAATGTTGTACGGTTTGGTTAAAATGCTGACATttaaaacacttcaaaatgtaCAGGAGTGTGGGCTTTCTTGATTCTGTCGTGTAAGTTGTCCATATAAAAACCCTCCCGAAGGAGTCTGGGGGCATCCTTAGGGCATGTGAGGGTAAAATAAAATGAAGGAGCGGACTGCAGCCCCTTATATGGGAAGTGGAATGGCAGTTTCTCCTGTCTAGATGTGTGATTGTATCTTCCTAGACTGACTCCACCCTCAGGCATTACCATAGTGAGACAGTAATTTAAATAAAACCTTGGCGTAACCCCTTGACTGTAATAGAGTTGAACCCAAACTGTAATTGTAGATGTTTTACATTTACATGTTTTAAATGTGAGAATAAAATGACATTCAGGTAATAGAGATGAACATAAGTTTAATCAATATTAAATAGGCCAGATTCTTCTTTAAACGCATAACGATCAAAAAAAGTAAAAGCAATACAAAAATGGATGAGCTTTCCCGTCCACATTTCATCCAGTCTTTCAGTTTACACTTTAGAGTTTGACTTTTTTGGGAACAATGTACATAATATCCACTTCTCCATACTTTGCAGTGCATCAACTCTCAactcatgccccccccccccccccatctctagaACCCACACTTAAACCCATTTATATAATGATATACTTACAAGGCTAGAACAATCTGTATCATTAGGCTTAAAGTTGGTGAGCAAAAGTAGTTCAGACAAATGAACAGAACACAATGAAAGATCTCAACAATGGGGACTTTCTTGAACTTTGTGGCTCCTAACTAGCTTTACCATCAATAGTGCCTTGCATGATGTATTTCTCCATTTCTGGGTCAAAACCATTGCCACAAGTCAACCAGTACAAACTACAACTAGGAGACGGAGTTGGTGATTGGCTAACCGGTAGGCCTTATTCTATTTCAATCTCTTTCTGACCCCTGTTGATGTGCAACCAACCTCGGCACAGTGGACGTTATTAAGTGTTAAGGTAATGTCAGGCATCTTTGAATGGAAAGGAGACTTGAAAACCCATCAGAAACCAAACAATGGTATGATTCATCAAAAAAGTAATTCAAAAGAAGAACAATTCATACAGAATGATCAGCTCCCGAATTTGATTCCagcctgtatcacaaccggccgtgattgggagtcccatagggcggcgcacaattggcccagcggtgTCCGGGTTACGGTtcggccggagtaggccgtcattgtaaataagaatttgatcttaactgacttgcctagttaaataaatatttgtttttcttTAAATAAACAAACCCTGGTGGCTGACTGACTTCAAGTGAAACACAAAGCATGCAGATGCAATGTGGAGGAACATCTGACTGGACAATACCAAATAATGGCAACAAGATAAACAACTAAGAGATCATACAGTAAGAGTTAAAGAAAAACACACCTTCAGAGCTCAGTCTGAGTTCAGTTAGTAACTGATTACTCTCAACAAAGAGACATGGATGACTAGAGAGCTAGACGTGATCATCTCAGTTTATTAGCGATGGCAGACAGTCctatttgagagaaaaaaataaaatcgGAATCAATCCATCAATTAGGACAGAAAGATCAAATGCTCGAGAGAGGTCACAGTAAAACTCATCTTAAAGGGGAATGTGCAGTTGCATCATCCCTCTTCGGACTTCTGAACGAATGAAATATTCCCATTGATTCTTGAGGCATTTCCAAGTTAAATTCTTCATGACTTCAGTTCAACTGTCATAACCCATCAGAACttcaaatataagcttgtttcacTCCAATGTtggtaaacaaagtaaatgtaaacaagcactatatatggttaaaactataattgtaatcatggatggtcagtccttgcaaccatagctctgtcaatgaatttgagagtggttacctttctccagccctatccctcagctttttactgaaacagggGTGGGGATTTcaatttgttattgtttcaactgatGATTCCCTCTAAGTTATTAGCCGGCAGTTCGTATGTATGAAATAGGATTAGCATCTCCAGTCCCATGGAcaaactcaacacacacacaggagtgatCAATAGATGACAATGCCCAGTCTCCTTCAGAACAGACATGGGGGTGTCCCAATACGCCTTACTGgattcctttccttgtctcctgtCCTTCATAGCCACTGATAGGGAAAGATGGGTAAGTTTCCATCCCTATAATTTTCACCTCTCATGTCCTTTGAGATCAGTGGCCATGAAGGAAAGGAAGCATCCAAAAGACATGTCTCCTGAAGCAGGGAGGCCACTGTTTGGAGATGAAATACACCCAAATATTATACAGACACAAAAATGATCCTACACTACAAGAAAGGGTGAATAATAAATATGAATTAAATGCTTTTTAGACACAATCTCACTTTTTTCAGCATTCCATTTTGAGATACCGAACTTTTCCATGTACATGTCATATCCCTCTTCCAACCCTATACCCCTTCTAACCCCTTGCTCTTCATCATCCTTCGCTCAGTAGAACAGTGTACAATCCCAAATGAATCCCTAGCCCCTCCCCGGTTTGCACTTGTGGCGATCTGAAAGGATTGCTTAGATAATATCAATATGATAATAGCTCCACCATGGCCTAGGACAAGCTATACTAGAAATTCTGCAATATTGCTTATGCCTTAAATCCAACCCTTTCAGACCTCAAGAAGTATGTAGCTGGTAGGAGCTAGGGGTTGATGTGGATTTGGGTGTAGCTCTTGCAATAGAAGCGTTGCCACTTGAGGAGTAACTGACTGCGTGTGTTTTAGTGTTACTCCGTGGTGGTCTATGAGGGACTCCTTCTGAAGTACAAAGGCAtggtgctgtagtgtagtgtgtcaCTATGTTTGGACTCCGTTTGACCAATGACTTCTCTCATTGGACAAAGCCCCAACCCTGTATGGACTTCAGTTGTGTTAAATTTGAACTCAGGTTAAGGAGTGTCTCACTCAGAGAGAAGCACAGCCATAACAATGACATGACAGGGCAGACTAGGGTTAGATGATGTTTGGGCAGGAAAGATGGCCATTAAATACAAGAAAGTCCTAGAGTTGATCTCTAAGAGCGAGAAGACGACAGGTGGTGAACACACTACAGGGTTAACTACCTCCCGGACTCCACAGGCTCCAATGAggtgtaagcacacacacacacacacagacaggagtcacacacacacacacagagacaggagtcCCATCTCCAACGGGAGTCCAACGCAACTCCATCGCCCTCTGGAGATCTAGTCCAGAACAGATCATCTcatccccccttcctctcttcaaACACACACTCCCCGTCTCCTGTAGTCCCTCCAGGCTTATCTGGTGTAGTAGACTCTGTAGTAGACACTTTTTGACCTCCAAAGAGAGTAAGAGTTGTCGAACTTGAGAAGGTAGACCCCACGGCCAGGGTATTGGTGACTGCCGGCATAGACCTCCTCGTGACAGTCCCGCCGATACACCGGCACTATCTCATCCACCTGCGGCTTCCCTGCCTCTTTCTTAGCCTTCTCCTCCTCACTAGGGGGCTCACCTGGAAATAGAGGGAACGCAGACCATCAGGGGGGCTGGTCAGTAACTACTGGATCACACTACAAGATTATTATCATCTGGTCTGAGGTGGCTTTCAGTGAATGCCTAGTGTTTTTCTAGCAGTATGAAAGGACCATACACATTAACAATAAGGGGCTATGTTAAAGACATGAACAAATATTAACTATGACAAACAAGCAGGTATAGGCCCTCTCAATAGAGCTGTATCCTGGGTCTCACGAAAGAACCCCATAACATCCCATTAGAAATCCAGCAGGCatctcatcttcctctcctcaccttcCTCATCCTCATCTTCGTCGCTGGACTCGCTGACGTGCACACTGACCGAGGCATTGGCGGAATCTGTCCACTCAAAGAAGACTCCGAAGCCAATATCGTAGTGGTCCGTGGCAAACTCCCAGAAGAGGTAGGAGCCCTCCTCGTGGGTGGGCACTCGCACTGTCACTACCTCGCCACGCCCCACCGTGATCACACTGTCCACGTCCTGCCGAATCTTCTCCTTGAAGTCCTTGATCTGGGGTCGCGTCCACATGGAGGGGGCTGCTATGACTGGGGGAGAGTCTGCTGGGGGAGAGGACGGAATGAGAGGGGCGTGTAAATATAACAGTGGCAGATTATGCACAATGTACATCCATTTCTCTGGTACAACATTTCAGAAAAATACAGGATACAAACAAATGTATGCTTTTGAGTAGTAAAAGTGACTTTCATTTTCACTAGATGAGGCAGTACTGGCTTTAGGGCTATACAGGCACACTGTCTCCTTGTTCTATGCAGGATAACAAAGTAGGCAGAGATACTCTGCTGTAACCGATGAATGAATTCCATGGTTTGATTACAAACCAGGAATTGGCATCCTCTGTCCTGGCCAGCAACTTCTTAGCCAATCGAAGGGTTAGGGAGGAGTCATTCACATATCCCTTACACCTATTCATCCATTTCTGATCCCCAAAGTCGCATCACCAAGTGTAGAGAGTAAGGCATTACATTACAATTTGGAATGTGTGCACGCTTGTGGATGCATGCATGTATGTCTACTACCTGgccggtgtgtgtgcgtgcatgcatgtgtgtttgtacctGGCCTTTGCGTGTGTGTACCTATTGGCCCATTCTCAGTGGCCTCCTCAGCAGGCTCTAAGCGCTCTGGCTCTCTGTCCGTGCCCTCAGAGTGGGAGTCTGACTGGCCATTGAGCAAGGGGACTTTCTCTCTAGCCGGGAGCGCTGCAGCTACAGGCTCACTAGTGGCCTCCAGGGTGGCCTTCACCACCGCATCCTCCTGCTGCTTCTGTAAGGCTGCCTGGAAGGGTGAGGGAGGGGGAACGGAGGGTCAATGCCTGGGAGGGCAGCAGAATTAAGACATTTCTGTACAATCTCAAACTTTTTCCCTTAATGATCACAAAAAAATCTCTTCATGAAAGATGAAAGACAACACAAGTTGATAATAACTAATTAGGGAAATGTTTTAGTATCAGTGTTTAAAGATGTCCTCCAGCTATTTCTgaacttttcctgttgaaaagcgatatcccaagtataaatagGGGAGAGTgtggtaagttgagccaaaggggaaaattgagccacccttgtttctaggaaaccatacacaaaattaatcaatcaccaaatatttaggaagaggtcatcatttccaTGGACACTGAAGGAAGAAACTACATGGGAAAAGTGGTAAGGAAGTTGGTGAAAATCATTTTTTTGGACTAAGTCAAGTTAActtgtgttagaggtttcatgatgcttgtatctaaaccaaagtataTACTTTAAAGATTCTAaggttctatacatcagttggggtctctattaggttcaatatgaggtcctaaacatagcatgaaagtgcatccttgtagctgtgtgggctaattccctgagtgtacaaaacattaagaacacctgctctttccatgacagtcTGGTGaagccaggtgaaagctatgatcccttactcatgtcacttgttaaatccacttcaaatcagtggagatgaaggggatgagacatgctaaagaaggattttcaagcctcgagacaattgagtgatggattgtgtgtgtgtgccattcaacagccaatttgacagagcttgaagaattttttttaaaagaataaaaggcaaatgtttcacaatccaggtgtggaaagctcttaaaggcttacccaaaaagactcataGCTGCAAACGCTGCCAAAAGTGTTTCTACaaatattgactcagggggtgtgaatacttatgtaaaattagatatttgcaaacatttataaaaacatgttttcacttcatcattgtggggtattgtgtttagatgggtgaaaaaataaataatatttaaacacttgaaatcaggctgtaaaacaaaaatgtggaaaaagtcaaggggtatgaacacttcCTGAAGGTACTGTAGGTTGACAATTATTTGAAAACATGTCCATTAATTCATAGTGATTTTGCAAAAGAAAGCCACACATTTCAATGCATGCCACTGGAACACCTAACATATGTCATACTTTGACTAAAACTATGACTTATTGACATGGGTAAGCTCTGGTGGATTCCTACTGGTGTGGGTGTTTAAGAAGACAAAAGCGATTGTGGTGGTGTTAAATTGTGTttggttttaaaaaggtagtggtaatattttaTTCAGTACAGACATTTGTAGGTGGCTTAAAAGAAAACTCCAccaaaaaaacaatattttggtatttgtttcattagtccattgttgatatagtcccaacatGTTTTGCATGTTGTGCATGTCAgcaacttgattgctgacatgcaaaacattttgtgacTACATCAACAaaggactaatgaaacaaataccaaaagatagttttggGGTAGAATGGTCCTTTAACTTGCCAAGAGACCACTGTTTTTGGACAAGCTATGGTTTTcaaaacacatttttacatgaattctgattatttctgGGGATAAACATcatcctgaaatatatatatatctttgttagaaataatACTATATTTTCCttggagtgatgctgaatgtaaaaaaatacAACTAAATTTGcacaacttaccccactctcccctatagTAATGTGCACACACTTTTGCGCAAAACAGTGCTTTTTTGACAACAGCAAACTTCAAGAAGTATTgcattcaaggagttggtctgatgtgatGTCATTGTCCTACCCACTTGCTTGAGAAAGATGTGGAGTGCATAGAATGGTGTTGTGTGTACCTGTTGTTGTGCCAGCTGGACCTGGTAGAGCTGCTGCATGTACTGTTGGTAGTGTTGTTCCTGTAGCTGGTGTATGAGACCCAGCTGCTGCTCAGGGCTCTCTGGGTACTGCTGGGCAGCATACTGCTGGAACTGCACTGCCGTCTGGGCATTCAGTGCTGCCATGATCTGCTGTCTGCACAcagggagggggaggatggaggagagagtcaaCTCAGCACCCTTCCTTCAACAAACACTGGACTACTGTAGAGAGGTAAAGCTGAAGCTAAAGAAACTGATAATctatcatacacacacagacacagtactcACTTCTGCTGCTCTACCCGTAGCCTCTCCTCCTCcaactgcctcctctcctcctcctccctcttcagcctctcctcctcttcgatcatctgtctctcctcctcctgcctctttcgctccctctcttcatcctcccgGCGCTGtcgttcctcctcctccctcctgagGTAAGACAAAAACACGACAAACTTGAGTAAACTCCCTAAGTCCTAGGGTAGTTTCCACCATGTTGCTGTCATGGTAAGAAATGTCTGTCCTCCTGGACAACTTACCGTTTCCTCTCCTGCTCATCCTTCTCTATTTGGTGGGAGGTGACATAGGGTGCAAATAAATTACAGCATTTGTTCAACAGCTTGACAAACTCCACCATAGCCTCCTCCTTCTCCATGTTACCCAGAGCAGCCCACTCTTTCCTAAAGGGGAAAGAGGGATAGTATAGTTTttttatactgtagatgttcaatttctcacttttgtttattttactttctttggcaatataaacatatgttcccatggcaataaagcccctttgaattTAAATTAGAGTGGGAGATAGAGATGGGGGACAACTTTTTCACACTGAGCTGTGAAAAACCTGGATTCCAAACGGTTTCCTCACGTTTCCTGAAACACAGCAGCAGCACTAGTGCTGAAGCATCAGCTGGAGTTAAAGTCCCACACACTGGCGTGGGGGTGGTTTACCTGCGGTCATTTCCCAGGACGTCAAAGAAGCCCACCTCTGGAGAGGCGTCGAGGTTGTATGGCCCCAGTAACACCTGCTTGTGGAGGGCCACCAGACGAAGCTTCTCTTCATAGGTGGGGTGGAAGGCCTTGCCATCCTTATCTGAGGACAAGACAAACCAGCTAATGGGCTAGACTCTGCAACACACTATCAAGGCAAATAATATGTTGATCAGTCATTGCTAGACAGGCCTATATTGGAAATGGCATACAGAACATCTTGTTGCTAAGCGTGTTGCTAGCGAATGGTGACTGACATGTCCCTTTTACAGTGTATACAGTCAGGGAAAAAGTTAGCCATGTCGGACCTTTGTCGTAGAAAAGCCTCAATTTAGACCAGATCGAATGATGAAAGACATGCTCTCTAAATGTGCACTCCTTATATTGCCAATGCCCTTTGGGAGAAATTAACAATGACTGCAATGCACAGCTTCACTGAAGAATAGGAGAAGTCCAGCTTTAGAACCTGTTTACACAATGTTGTGACTATATTAAAGCAGAAATCCGCAGATTGTGGGTGAACCTATGCCTCCCCACTTCTTGCGTAGTGTTTTCACTTTGAACGAAAACGAGGCAGTTGAGCCCTGAGCCACCTTGGGCTGGACTTTTATACTAGGTGTGTCTCTGTGCTAATCCGCCTACTCGAATGACCCTACTGCCCCAGAGCTGGAGAGGAAGTGAAAGTCACTTAAAACCAGAAACAAAGAGCAGACGGAGCCAACAAGCATCATTCTCTGTTCTTGGATCGGAATCAACTCAACCCCAAAAGATAAAAAGCAGCGAGAAAGACTGCTAATGACCAATCCATAAACATGATAAACTGGATTAATTTTAACCGATGGAAGAGTGACGGACATGGCCACCGTTCTCATGGACTGGTAACGTTAGGTAAGTGTTAGGTAAATGTTGGGTTGCGTTTTTAGCCTGCTAGCTACTAACCTTAGTGTGTTCAATGTTCAAGATAGCAGCTAACAAGGCTACCTAACATCTGAATTTGGACTGTTTTGTACTCGAAGGAATCTAACGATACCATCATGTGGCGACACTGCATAAACCCCAACAAGATGCTCAATGCCTTTATTTCAACTAGGTACAGTTAGCTAGCTGAAGCTAGATATGCAGATTGTTTACATGGTAGTGTCTATCGTTTGTAGATgataatgctaactagctaggtgGTAAGACAGCAGTTTCTGTCCAGgaccaccccccaaaaaatgcttaTAGCTATACCATTTGGTCAGAGATGTTTCTGTACATTGCCAAttactttattttttaattggcaagattagcaaatgtAGGTacgacatgccagcaacaaacgctgacacaaCAATTCCAAGTATAAATGattaaattatgaaagacaagcattgtaattttgaattccataGGGTGTGGAagatgtgtaaaaaaataaaaaaagcattgtctatcaacaatgacaagccactggtGTTTAACTTGGATgcaaaattactgaggataacaGTGCTGATATtgctactagaaagtgtgtgccctcaggcctggagggaagctaaagtaattccgctacccaagaatagtaaagccccctttactggctcaaacttttggggggaaaaaacatgaccagatacaatgctattttacagtatacAAATTGACAGCAGACTTTCACCATGCttgtagggaaggacattcaacaagcacagcaattacacaaatgactgatgattggctgagaaattcatgataaaaagattgtgggagctgtgttgtttttttctttgcggcttttgacattattgatcacaGTCTGttgatggaaaaatgtatgtgtcatggctttagatccCCTGCTATGTTGTGGATAAAGcattacctgtctaacagaagagtgttcttcaatggaagactttccaacataatccaggtagaatcaggaattccccagggcagctgtctaggcccttaCTATTATCAATTTTACTTGCCTTGAAATTTCACTggccttgagtaaagccagtgtgccTATGTATGAGGATGACGCAACACTATACACAAGTGTTgcagtgaaatcactgcaacacttaaagagCTGCAGTTTCAGAATGGTGGCAAGGAATAAATTcctaaacatttcaaaaactaaaagcattgtagtTGGGACAAATGATTCACTAAAACCTAAACAGCAACtgaatcttgtaataaataaatgTGGATATTgggcaagttgaggtgactaaactgcttggagtaacccttgattgtaaacggtcatggccaaaacatgttgatacaacagtagctaagatggggaggaGTCTTTCCAAAATAaagctctgccttcttaacaacagtatcaataaggcaggtcctacaggctgtagttttgtcgcacctggactactgttcagtcatgtggtcaggtgccaccaAGAGGGACCTCGGAAAaatacaattggctcagaacagggcagcatggctggcccttaaaagtacactaACAATAATATGCATTTCTTGAGCCATTCTCATGGCTCAAatttgaggagagactgacttcatcattactagcacacagctcggacaaccatgcataccccacaagacatgccaccaaaggtTTCTTCAAAATCCtcaagtcaagaacagactatgggaggtgcacagtactacatggcTACattgaactattttctacatcaggtaactgatgcaagcagtagaataggattttttttaaacgatACAAATATACCATATTGAACAGGGGGACTGGGGACTGTgcagacacacacgtacacatggatgttgtattgtaaatatgtgatagtggagaagtggcctgagggaacacactaaatgtattgggtaaagtgttatgaaatgtaatgttatATTTTTAACTGTATATAACTGTATTAATGTagctggaccacaggaagagtagctgctgccttgtcagcaGCTAGATGGGGATCattaataaacacaaaatacaacATTTCTCAGGAAGATACTGGTGGAGACAGTCTGATTTCAAGTTAACCTAAGACTGCGCAAGTTGTGGTTGTGCAAACACCAACACTGAAGAATTAAGAAATGCTGTATACATATTCTGTTTTAATTTGTGATTCAATAATTATTTTGTTGGTAATATACCAAAATCGTTAGCCATGTTTGCCTGTTCAGCACATCGCCTGTAAATAAACAGCATTGATTCCTACCTAGTGTGAACTACCCACCagaaccggccgtgattgggagtcccatagggtggcgcataattggcccagcgctgtccGGGTTAGACTGTCATTGTAATTAAGGATTTGTTCGTAACGGACTTAAAATAAATATCCAGCCTAGTCAGTCAAGTAAACAATGGCTCATCTGCATGACATATTGGTGGACCATGGGCCATGAAGTCATAGGATGGTACATTAGCTTCTTACACTGGTAAGAGCAAAACActacatataaactcagcaaaaaaaaaaaaaagtcctctGTCacctgcgtttattttcagcaaacttaacatgtgtaaatatttgtatgaacataagattcaacagacaaactgaacaagttccacagacatgtgactaacagaaatggaataatgtttccctgaacaaagggggggggggggggggggggggggggggggggggggtccaattTTTTTTTCAGTATCTGGTGAGACACctgcattaaatactgcagtgcatctcctcctcatggactgagatctgggctcttagctggctatggcagaacactgacattcctgtcttgcaggaaattcacgcacagaacgagcagtatggctggtggcattgtcatgctgagggtcatgtcaggatgagccagcaggaagggtaccacatgagggaggaggatgtctaaCCTGTAAGGCAtggcattgagattgcctgcaatgacaacaagctcagtccgatgatgctgtgacacagcgccccagaccatgacggaccctccacctccaactcgatcccgctccagagtacaggcctcgttgcaacgctcattccttcgacgataaatgcgaatccgaccatcacccctggtgagacaaaaccgcgactcgtcaatgaagagcactttttgccagtcctgtctggtccagcgacggtgggtttgtgcccatagacaaCATTgtttgccagtgatgtctggtgaggacctgcctaaaaacaggcctacaagccctcagtccagcctcagcgattgtgcgttcctgggttaaactcaggcagttgttgccatcctgtacctatcttgcaggtgtgatgttcagatgtaccgatcctgtgcaggtgttgttacacgtggtctgccactgcgaggacgattagctgtccgtcctgtctccctgtagcgccgtcttaggtgtctcacaggacggacattgcaatttattgccctggccacatctgcagtcttcatgactccttgcagtatgcctaaggcacgttcacacagatgagcagggacactaGGCATCTTTctttgtttttcagagtcagtagaaaggcctctttagtgtcccaagttttcataactgtgaccttaattgcctaccatatgtaagctgttagtgtcttgacgaccgttccacagatgcatgttcattaattgtttgatTCATTGACCAAGCCcgagaaacagtgtttaaaccctttatgaTAAATATCTGTAACGTTATTTGCATTTATACGAACGGCAGCCAT containing:
- the acbd3 gene encoding Golgi resident protein GCP60 isoform X2 — its product is MMATEVQSADLNNGSSSRLEVSIDGLTLSPDPEGEQVAEPDHDTGDQSATDDREEGESSKTTIERKWGFGLLELYRLALKFFKDKDGKAFHPTYEEKLRLVALHKQVLLGPYNLDASPEVGFFDVLGNDRRKEWAALGNMEKEEAMVEFVKLLNKCCNLFAPYVTSHQIEKDEQERKRREEEERQRREDEERERKRQEEERQMIEEEERLKREEEERRQLEEERLRVEQQKQQIMAALNAQTAVQFQQYAAQQYPESPEQQLGLIHQLQEQHYQQYMQQLYQVQLAQQQAALQKQQEDAVVKATLEATSEPVAAALPAREKVPLLNGQSDSHSEGTDREPERLEPAEEATENGPIGTHTQRPDSPPVIAAPSMWTRPQIKDFKEKIRQDVDSVITVGRGEVVTVRVPTHEEGSYLFWEFATDHYDIGFGVFFEWTDSANASVSVHVSESSDEDEDEEGEPPSEEEKAKKEAGKPQVDEIVPVYRRDCHEEVYAGSHQYPGRGVYLLKFDNSYSLWRSKSVYYRVYYTR